From Gimesia panareensis, the proteins below share one genomic window:
- the kdsA gene encoding 3-deoxy-8-phosphooctulonate synthase — translation MAQNPVSIGKLQCGTQLPLLFIAGPCVIESEDLVLSTAERLAEIAARDGLSLVFKCSFDKANRTSVDSFRGPGLEAGLEILAKVKQVTGLEVTTDIHEPGQAAAAAEVCRILQIPAFLARQTDLLEAASKAALQHGGVVNIKKPQFVAPEDCIHAVKKCEAFGQEQLMLTERGTTFGYGRLVNDMRCIPIMQAMGPPVIFDATHSVQTPGGKSTGGQREMIPYLARAAVACGCDGIFAETHPDPSQALSDGPNMLPLDEFAGFAAELLRFRALVNEIGAP, via the coding sequence GTGGCCCAAAACCCTGTCTCGATCGGCAAGCTGCAGTGCGGCACGCAGTTGCCCCTGCTGTTCATTGCCGGCCCCTGTGTGATTGAAAGCGAAGACCTGGTGCTGAGCACTGCCGAACGCCTGGCTGAAATTGCAGCCCGGGATGGCCTGTCGCTCGTTTTCAAGTGCAGCTTTGATAAAGCCAACCGGACCAGCGTCGACAGCTTCCGCGGCCCGGGGCTGGAGGCGGGGCTGGAAATTCTGGCGAAGGTCAAACAGGTCACGGGTCTGGAAGTGACCACCGATATCCATGAACCGGGGCAGGCGGCCGCGGCTGCGGAAGTCTGTCGGATTTTACAGATCCCGGCATTTCTGGCCCGGCAGACCGATCTTTTGGAAGCGGCTTCGAAAGCGGCGCTGCAGCACGGGGGCGTGGTGAATATCAAGAAACCACAGTTCGTAGCGCCCGAGGACTGTATTCATGCGGTGAAGAAGTGTGAAGCGTTCGGACAGGAACAACTGATGCTGACCGAGCGGGGAACCACTTTCGGTTACGGACGGCTGGTGAATGACATGCGGTGCATTCCCATCATGCAGGCCATGGGACCGCCGGTGATTTTCGATGCGACCCACAGCGTGCAGACTCCGGGAGGCAAATCGACCGGAGGGCAGCGGGAGATGATTCCTTACCTGGCGCGGGCGGCAGTAGCCTGTGGCTGTGACGGCATCTTTGCGGAGACACATCCCGACCCCTCACAGGCGCTCAGTGACGGACCGAATATGCTGCCTCTGGACGAGTTTGCCGGTTTTGCGGCCGAATTGCTGCGGTTTCGTGCCCTGGTGAACGAAATCGGAGCCCCTTAA